In the Hevea brasiliensis isolate MT/VB/25A 57/8 chromosome 8, ASM3005281v1, whole genome shotgun sequence genome, AAGCACCGCTTCAGTCTCTAGAAAGATCTTTACATTGATAAATTCAAATTTGCTTTCTTCCTTTTGCACCATTTGTgccacaaataaataaataaattataattctattggaatttcaataaattttgcagCTAATTAACAATCTTTCACGCAGTAGCAATATCACTCAACATTTATCCTAAAGGCATGGCTTCTACTTTTAGGATATGAATCTTCATCTTCTCTAAAAGAACAAGGCTTTTCCTCATCAATTCTCCCAATCTTTCCCAATCCAACACTGTAACTTCTCCCAATATCACTACACTCGATTGCCGTTCGTCTTACCTCTAGCCTTTGCATATTATTCATATTCAATGATTCCCTTCTAGTACTTCTCTGAAAAAATTGTCCGAATTCCTCATTTTGGTTGGTTCCTTGTGATGAAGAGCCAACAAAACTGAAACTCCTAGGCAAGTACACACTTTGAGACACCGCCGGACCACCAAATACCACGGTGGTATAGCCAACCCTTCCGCCACACTCTACCATGCTCTTCATGTAGAAATCTTTGGCCTTGCTGAGAATTTTAATGGGTGCTAATATGATTTGCATCAACAGCTTGCTTTGCTTGTCTGCTTTGCTCCTCATTGTTGCACCTAGCTAGATATATATTTTTAGCCTCTTCTTGTAATCAAGCTCAGGTATAAGAATACGGAACTGGGTTTTTGAAGAAGATTACTAGCAAATTTTGAATGGATTGTAGAGatctgtgtgtgtatatatacatGGTGGTTAGGGGttttaaattatatgattagattGTTTCTTCCAAGTAAATTATATATTGGCAGGTTGAATGGAACAAAAACAAGTCTGCATATGGACATTTTCAaaccaggaaaaaaaaaaaggaagagtgAATGAAAAGTTCAAATGCAAATAAACATGTATATAATTCCATAACAGTTTAACATCATTTAAAGAAAATAACTAGTTTTTATTATATGCCTACGTGTTcttaataaattcaaatttaaataataataataataataatgataataattattctcattattattattattattattattattattattattattattattattattattattattattattattattattatgtctaAATATATTTGtgtaaaacaaaataattaaataaatgaacCATGATTTCCAAAATATAATAACCCAATAATGATGGAAATAGAATCTGAAAATTTTTTATACCCAGAATTTTAGAATTGAATAGTTTAGCACCAGAAGAATTATTGACTATCTTTTcccaattctcatttaatttttattttaaaatttatgaatatttAGTGAATCAACATATATTTGAACTTAACACCTCTATTTaatgttttattaaaaaaattaaaaaaaaaaatctaattaaattaGACCCGATTGTCACCTTAACTATTTCTCATGGTTCTCTTTCTCAAGGTTCTCTTTCTGGTGTTTCTAAAAATAAGAGAAGAATGCGTCATGCACCAAAAGTTTGACTTTTTTACGAATTTGTTGCGAGGGAATGGTCAACGGTAGCAGGAGCtgaaaattaaatgctgaaaattaaaatcaatttagatcaaggaaccagaggttgataacaagaaatttaaaatcaccttagatcaaggaaccagacgtTGATTACAGGAAATTTaaacgctgaaaattaaaatcaacttagatcaaggaaccagaggttgattaacgggaaattaaatgctgaaaattaaaatcaacttagatcaaggaaccagaggttgattaacaggaaattaaatactgaaaattaaaatcaacttagatcaaggaaccagaggttgattaacaggaaattaaatgctgaaaattaaaatcaacttacaaagcaagtctaacctgacacgagaagttcttccgcgacgaagtgtacttaacaggatcgcgAAGatagacgattaatggaggacgagttgcaagacttaacccatTATTCTTTGTTACTTACTTACTTCTCATAATTCCCTTTCTGCTCTTGACttccttattttgcgaaaagtgccctcgcgggttttcactttcccttttgcccatctgactagaagcgcccttccaggttttcacctctagtttttttttttttttagggccaTTCCctacaaatctcataataaagtacatgaggttatcaatattcaaatcctaatcttatgacaaaattttaacagattaatagcgcattagataaagaggttgaaaaaggacaatattaaagtgtgagtatacgggaaagataaaagcaaaaagACAAATGCGAAGAAAATATATCaaaatgactttattatggtttggaaaataaaggtacagtttcaaaggaaAAAGGGGTACAGGGACAtatctcacagattccttgtagttagctttgaagtcctttaactgccattatttcaagtattctACTGATGGAGAATCATGTCGTGATGGTTTATTTTCCTTCCCTGGTCCCATatcttcttccttatttctccattttctagttctaagggcgccctttcgggttttcacccttagatttctttttttttttttttttgctcgctttttcagggcgccctttcgggttttcacccttcactcattttacagaaagcgcccttccgggttttcgccttctttcgcattgctaggagcgccctttcgggttttcacccccacctctccttttttttcttttttttttttttttttttttttttttttaggcatagtaccttttgacagtgtcggcattcacgggtcttggaagttcttcaccgtccatgtgggtcaaaatcaaggccccaccagaaaatgcccttttgaccacgtagggtccctcataagttggtgaccatttaccccgggtatcattttgattcgggagcactttcttcaggactaggtccccgGTTTGAAATTCGCGTGGGTgaacgcctttgttaaatgccctggtcATTCTTCTCtgatataactgcccatgacatgctgccgctagccttttctcgtctaGCAAATCTAATTGGtctaaccttgactggatccattctgactcatcaatccctgattccttcaggatccttagggaaggaatttcaacttcaataggcagtacagcttccatcccgtaaaccagtgagtatggggttgccccagttgatgtccttacagaagtccagtatgcgtgaagagcgtaggaaaGCATATCATGCTAATCcctataagtgactgtcattttttggattattctcttgagatttttgtttgcagcttccactgctccattcatctggggacggtatggtgaggaattgagatgttcgatcttgtattgatcacataatctttggatcttcggaccattcaaattcttggcattgtcagtgacgatttcactggggaggccgtgtcggcaaatgacattatttctgaggaacttgagaaatgtgttctgcgtgatgtgggcatatgatgtcacttcgacccatttagaaaaatagtcgatagctaccaggataaatctatgcccattggatgccttaaggttgatgggaccaatcacatcgatgccccacattgcgaatggccatggtgagacgaggttgaacaattggtgaggcgggaCATTTATTGGATCCGCGTAGATCTGACATTTGTGACACTTTCGAAAGTACTCAATacaatccttctccatagtagtccagaagtatcctcgtcgcaagatttgcttagccatcatatgcccattagcatgggtagcacagttcccctcatgagtttcgaaaaggattctctttgcttcttttgcatccacgcatctcaacaattcaccgtttgagctccttttgtataagatttctccactggggaaatatcccaaagctaatctccggatcattcttctttcgtttctacttgcccctggagggaattctctggttttgatgtaaacctggatgtcatgataccaaggtttaccgtcagtttcttcctcgatcataaagcagtatgctggctcactccttgctttgatctgcagttcctgagtcgtctgcccttcttctatttgagccatgacagccagggtggctaaggcatccgcgaattgatttttgtcccgactgaggtgagtgaaagaaatttcttcaaatttcttgatcaattccagtagttacttctgatatgggattaacttcggatccttggtttgccattctcccttgacttgataaatgatcagggctgaatctccatatacctctaacTTCTTGACtctcatttcgatggcagcctgtaatcctatcacacaagcttcgtattctgcaacgttgttggtgcagttaaACCTcaatttgatagctatcgggaagtgtttcccaTCTGGGGATACCAACACAGCCCCAATTCCATtatcggacaaattgacagctccgtcaaaatacatttcccatacatcagtggATTCTTTTTCCTCGTTCTCTacttcgttaacatgctcatcagggaattcaaaatccaaggcttcataatcttggatagggttctCTACCAGGAGATTAGCGATTATGCTACCTTTTACTGCCTTCCGGATCATGTAGAcaatatcatattgggagagtatgacctgccatttggctatccttcctggcacaaatgggctttcgaacacatacttaataggatccatcctggagatgagccatgtcttatgattcaacatgtagtgtttaagccgatttgctatccaggctaacgcgcagcaagttttctctaggaaagagtaccttgactcacaatcattgaatttcttgctcaggtaataaatagccctctcctttcggccggtatcatcatgctaccccagaacacatcccattgagctttgttggactgccatatacagaattagCGGCCTTTCCGCCACcggaggaaccaatactggtgggtttgacaagtactgcttaattttctcgaaagcctcttgacaaacggaatcccattgagtggtgttgttctttcgaagtaatctaaaaataggctcagctttagcagtgaggttggaaataaatctagagatgtagttcaactttcccaggaaactgcgcacctacctttctgtttttggggatggcatctcttgaatagctcgaactttgtctggatctacttctattcccttctcactcactacgaatcccaacaacttcccagatctagccccgaatatgcatttggcctggttcagtttcagctgatatttcctgagtctctcgaatactttcctcagcacctgcacatggctttctcctcccctggatttgatgatcatatcatccacgtacatctccacttctttatgcatcatatcgtggaataatgtgaccatagcacgttggtaggtagcgccagaattctttaacccaaaaggcatgacccggtaacaaaataccccccattgagtgataaaagcagttttctccttgtcttcctcatccattgggatttgattgtaccccgatACCCCATCGATACACATacatctgcccaatcctgcagcattttCAACTagcacatctatgtgtgggagagggaaatcatctttcaagcttgctttgttaagatccctgtaatcaacgcacaccctgactctcccgtccttcttcattaccgggacaacgttagctatccattgaggatatttgactacttccagaaacccagcatcatattgccttttgacttcatccctaactttgagcagcgtgtcagggttcattcttcttagtttctgctttaccgggattgtccccggaattaggggaattttgtgtgtcactatatgagggtccaaaccagtcatatcatcatagctccatgaaaacacgtccaggaattctttgagcaaactgaccatatcttctaattctccactctccacaaccttaagttccctttttatttcttctgtgcctaaattcacGATGTGTGTTTCATCCCCGCAAggtactagggaaggttcatctttttcatccctttcttctacgagttctccctcagaatcacttgaagtaatggcagttatggggatttcaaaattaaccggaggaatttctgagtctattgatttattaggtgttaattgatgaatggtcctgaagaaatgaaagcgGACCATAtgataagaatggatttcaaaaaggaaaggagaagagaatgcgctattaattcattaatatatataacataagaaaagggtccatttacagtattacacttgtcaccatggacaaaatgattaagtgttgataaccaaaagtactttactcgaaattgagtacagggatgtcctctgctgtccagttgtccagttcttgcccttcagttattggtgagactagagctttatacaaggaatcgagatggatgacatcaatggatggttcatcgggcgaTTCTTTAGTTTCTGCCGACTTTTCAATaaccggtttggtgaagacctCTGTAATTTTcaggactaccttcattttcctgattttctgctcaaatctttgatcccgaagcatacttctcatccagaatcATCCATCCAcgagggcgtcttcctcataacctaAACCACAACGACCAACCTTTTGGATagctggtataggttcgacaatcccctgTAATGTAGCACCTAACCCTTTGCCCATTTCATACCCATTCTTCAgcatcaccttggctaccatagccgtaGCCTCTTCATTTCTGGaggtggtttcttgtaattcaagagcctggaaagagctttccaaggaTTCCTCggttgcttccacataaggaagtgattgcggcttggtgaccagcatggcttcctccactttcacagtgatgattttgccgtccataatgtatttaatcttctggtgcaaagtcgaaggaacggcatttgctaaatggatccaaggcctccctagcaacatagtgtatgcaagttcaatgttcatcacttggaacgtgacgttgaaagtgcatgcgtcaatttggagtggcaagtctatgtctcccagcacttccctCTTTGTAccatcaaaagctcttaccaccatagcactttgacataTGTTTGACCGGTCAACcggtagcctagccaaggtggcattaggcagtaaGTTGAGCgcagatccattatcaataaggaccttggcaactatgcaacctttacatttcactggcacatgcagagccttagtgtgcgttaagcctgccgggtctatctcttcttctgaaaaagtgacaaagctggatgcctgaatttgtcccactatcttttcgaactgccccggtgtgatgtcgaggttcacgaaggcctgatccagaattttctacagggcttgacggtgcacctcttaGCTCAGAATTAGggacaatagtgaaattcgagcaggtgtcttcctTAACTGTTCAACCAtgtcgtactcactttgcttcattatttgaagcaacagttcTTCCTGTTCTTTTGGTTCCATAGGTTCTTCTTTCTCCGCTTTCTCAGCCTCCTCTTCCGTATTTtctcgtggctctcccatttttactttccctctcttcttttccctttcttcactcccgtaacatctcccacttcgggttataaactcaacttcttgctcaagtggggaggattttgtggcagtgatgggctgggggtttgattggggagtagcattgctAGAAGGTCCGAcgtaagtcatcttgaagtgttcatgaggagtgaagcatgGTTTAGGAGGGGCTGAGGGTGAAGCTAGGCTAGGACCCGGTGTATTGCttaatgctccttgggtgaaaacttagaagttatagttccaaggtacagcatgggtgtttgtgactgggagctgGGGCGGGGTTTGGataattgttactggtggtgatgaaGCCGGGGCAGAGAAGGTCATTTTGTGGTTAGAGGTGGAGGCATTCTGGCCGAACCGGGCTGtatttactccgccctccatTTTTGACCTTGCTTGGCATCTTAAGATTTTGAGGGAtagcaagttctggacctcttgtttgaattcctcacaattttgcagctcatggTTAGCTGCTtctccatgataggggcatcccgtaTTGTCTTCAGGTTCTGGCGTTTGAGGGTAGAGGTATCCTTCCTTTACTGCTGttgtaaaaatttcctcaaagtgaggaatcagttgatctacctccaaggttgacccttctccttccGAATCTATCATATTCGCACTattgcccgtaccatgattgggcaatgggtttgaggtgacattggggagggagccATTCCCTTCGATTTTCAGCCACCCGTTTCTAATTAAAGCGTGCACCCTTCCCCTGAGTGCTCCACAATTATCAGTAGAGtgtccttgtgcccctccataatACTCGCACCGGGCaccggcatcataccacctgggatatggcggctgaattgggtcaaggggaatcgacactatttgatttataccgacgaggtatcggtatatttcactgagtgggaggggaagaggtggatcagggtttctttggggtcttgggttgttttggggtggtctgggttgagtggGTTGTGGAGGAGGTCTGGGCTGGTAAGTTGACGGTGGcggatattgtgggcgtgggtgaggataatttgggagaggGGGTGGAATATTTGCAATGgttgggccatgagggggagAATATGGCTGGTAGTTATTTGGAGGTAATGAAAATTGGGTGTTCtgtcgagtgatggaatgcacatcaccctctttctttttgccaaaactagtagtTTTCTTtgtaggattctcagtcaactcctacagtcgtcccatccttaggttagcttctatcctctcgccagcttggataatgtctgagaagctgttggaggaatttccaatcatcagattgaaataaggagccttcaacgtctcaatgaacaaggagcatagttcattgtcagtcactgtAGGATACACTTCTGaagccttctctctccatctctgggcatattctttgaagctttccctatctctctgcaccaggttttggaggtctctccttgtgggggccacgtcgcagttgaacttgtattgttttaGGAAAGCGTCGGCCAGATCTTTCCAagagcgcaatttgctcctgtccaactgaatacaccatctcagggctgcaccggagagactctcgtgaaagaagtgaaccaggagtctatcgtcttccgtcagggtggacattttggcaatataagtggccaagtgaatgcgagggtctgaattctcGGTGTATTTATCGAAGTCCGGGACCTTGAActtaggcggcaccaccacatcaggcaccaatcttagtaacgccacatcaactgaaccatacatgttcagtccctctattgctcttaatctctcttctagagcggacagcttctcattttctcttgtcTTATTTTCTCCTTCTGCTGCATGAGACATTCCCCTAGTTGGGAAATGATGGGCAGAATGAACCTgagggatcaggattgaagggtgTGGTTCGGTATTTAGGACAGCCaggtaataggagaaaggtgggtcattattcaggggAGCCGGATTGATGGTGATTGTCGGATCTGGGATGGGtggctgaaaggtgaaagaggctgaagcatgatgagaatcaaccgtcgtaggaggtgggggaggtagtggtaagttaggctctgaggcaggcttattttgggacatctccctcattagtctcatgagctctgagacctggtctttcaactcagacacttgtccttgtaggttctagacttgttcctggtcttccattagccttcttgttcgtgatcttgttaagtacactcgtctgggttgaactgcgtgtctggtcaggcttgctttgtttgaagcaatattgattttctgtaggagtaaaaaaagtttttaataaatttcgaatttgtaaaaaaaaaaattgaaggtcctggtttggacaaaggatacagtggcatctgagagccaaaaatgaaatctgcagaagaataattgcatcaattttatcatggcatcgttcgatagtccgacggtgaatgactggattgaatgcgcatctatgatacctgtccatatggcgcatccaatttttcgcataaccctagcgagggggttcctatgggagtcatactattcattcacaattttgctaaacaatggcccaaaagttgttccattaattgaataattcatacatggcattctttacattggtctaggctcagggaggttctttataatgtaatgacatttcctgagatactcatatagcctttcttcttgtctggcggggttgaacatcttcagggcatactcggattcaggtaggagttcttgtttcccctgtgctatcattctttccagctggtcaacattttctttagctcttgatagagagtgacttgtttttctttttccttcctttctttagcacattccctcaggatatca is a window encoding:
- the LOC131182074 gene encoding uncharacterized protein LOC131182074, encoding MGEPRENTEEEAEKAEKEEPMEPKEQEELLLQIMKQSEYDMALELQETTSRNEEATAMVAKVMLKNGYEMGKGLGATLQGIVEPIPAIQKVGRCGLGYEEDALVDG